In a genomic window of Halalkaliarchaeum sp. AArc-CO:
- a CDS encoding type B DNA-directed DNA polymerase, producing the protein MPFTIDFLSDGRVIEWEATADGAVAAERDDYTPRFYVAARDPDADLDLTTLQSVYDQHPDVVATELVARRPGFRRDEEAVLAVDVAHIDRVTPLARQARQLSDYPVGDLACFNVDFSREFRYCLETGADPTPASELSTLRLGVPVTETSDDVYGELSVAGDTVTGSPTDILTAVQGALDAHDPDVLVCSTSEIVPTLYEMATDAGVDDFSLSRWPDVDYQQLASRSTYSSYGRVGHSPARYNVPGRAIIDESNTFFYGETNLKGVLDLVSRSKKPVQELAWASIGNVLTAIQICEAHDRGVLVPWNSWRHEFYKPMGTLHDADRGGFIFAPEVGLHENVHELDFSSLYPNIICTRNVSPDVIRCDCHRDRDDVPGLGYSICDKRGYLVDVLQPIIDARDEIKAAIRHEKERDNPDEDRLAELEGRSGALKWILVACFGYQGFSNAKFGRIECHEAINAFAREILLTAKQRLEAGGWRVVHGIVDSIWVTPDPDVDDDDREDLGTLATEITERVEIRLEHEAHYDWVAFVPQRESDAGALTKYFGKVAGDDEFKIRGIEARQRSTPSFIEDVQRDCLERLDATRSPDAVLDCLQDAIKRLHAGTVPVEQLVERNRVSKPLEGYTQNTQNVAALKRAREQDLAVHPGQDIEYIVVDDEKSSRERVALAHEEIESYDASYYETQLVRAVESVLAPLGWDRTEIQHEIAETRETDLAAFTEIERG; encoded by the coding sequence ATGCCGTTCACAATTGACTTCCTAAGCGACGGGCGCGTCATAGAGTGGGAGGCAACCGCCGACGGTGCCGTCGCAGCCGAGCGCGATGACTACACACCGCGATTCTACGTCGCCGCTCGCGACCCTGATGCCGACCTCGACCTCACGACACTCCAGTCGGTGTACGACCAGCACCCGGATGTCGTCGCGACCGAACTGGTTGCGCGACGCCCCGGCTTTCGACGAGACGAGGAGGCCGTTCTCGCGGTCGACGTCGCCCACATCGACCGCGTCACCCCCCTCGCCCGGCAGGCACGCCAGTTGTCGGACTATCCAGTCGGGGATCTCGCCTGTTTCAACGTCGACTTCTCGCGAGAGTTCCGGTACTGTCTGGAGACCGGCGCCGATCCGACGCCGGCGAGCGAGCTGTCGACGCTCCGGCTCGGTGTTCCGGTGACCGAAACGAGCGACGACGTCTATGGGGAGTTGTCTGTCGCCGGCGATACTGTTACCGGCTCGCCGACGGATATCCTGACCGCCGTCCAGGGGGCGCTCGACGCACACGATCCGGACGTCCTGGTCTGCTCAACCAGCGAGATCGTCCCGACCCTGTACGAGATGGCGACGGACGCCGGCGTCGACGACTTCTCGCTGAGTCGGTGGCCGGACGTCGACTACCAGCAGCTCGCGAGCCGGTCGACGTACTCGAGCTACGGTCGCGTCGGCCACTCGCCGGCACGGTACAACGTGCCCGGCCGGGCGATCATCGACGAATCGAACACGTTCTTCTACGGGGAGACGAACCTCAAGGGCGTCCTCGACCTCGTGTCGCGCTCAAAGAAGCCCGTCCAGGAACTTGCGTGGGCGTCGATCGGGAACGTGCTGACGGCGATCCAGATTTGCGAGGCCCACGACCGCGGTGTCCTCGTGCCATGGAACTCCTGGCGCCACGAGTTCTACAAGCCGATGGGGACGCTCCACGACGCCGACCGTGGCGGGTTCATCTTCGCGCCCGAGGTCGGCCTCCACGAGAACGTCCACGAACTCGACTTCTCCTCGTTGTATCCGAACATCATCTGTACCCGGAACGTCTCGCCGGACGTCATCCGGTGTGACTGCCACCGCGACCGTGACGACGTCCCCGGCCTCGGGTACTCGATCTGCGATAAGCGCGGCTACCTCGTTGACGTACTCCAACCGATCATCGACGCTCGCGACGAGATCAAGGCGGCCATCCGTCACGAGAAGGAACGGGACAACCCCGACGAGGACCGGCTAGCGGAACTCGAGGGACGGTCGGGTGCGCTGAAGTGGATCCTCGTCGCCTGCTTCGGCTATCAAGGGTTCAGCAACGCGAAGTTCGGCCGCATCGAGTGCCACGAAGCAATCAACGCGTTCGCTCGCGAGATTCTGCTGACGGCGAAACAGCGGCTGGAAGCTGGCGGCTGGCGCGTCGTCCACGGCATCGTCGACTCCATCTGGGTGACGCCGGACCCCGACGTCGACGACGATGACCGAGAGGACCTCGGGACGCTGGCGACGGAGATCACGGAACGCGTCGAGATTCGGCTCGAACACGAGGCCCACTACGACTGGGTGGCGTTCGTCCCGCAGCGCGAGAGCGACGCTGGTGCGTTGACGAAATACTTCGGGAAGGTCGCCGGCGACGACGAGTTCAAGATACGTGGTATCGAAGCTCGGCAGCGCTCGACCCCATCGTTCATCGAGGACGTCCAGCGGGATTGTCTCGAACGGCTCGACGCGACTCGATCCCCGGATGCCGTACTTGACTGTCTTCAGGACGCGATCAAGCGTCTTCACGCTGGAACGGTGCCGGTCGAGCAGCTCGTCGAACGGAATCGCGTCTCCAAACCACTCGAAGGCTATACGCAGAACACACAGAACGTGGCGGCGCTGAAGCGGGCTCGAGAGCAGGACCTCGCTGTCCATCCAGGACAGGATATCGAGTACATAGTTGTCGACGACGAGAAGAGCTCGCGAGAGCGGGTCGCGTTGGCTCACGAGGAGATCGAGTCGTACGACGCGTCGTACTACGAGACGCAACTCGTCAGAGCTGTCGAGAGTGTGCTGGCACCGCTCGGCTGGGATCGGACGGAGATTCAACACGAGATCGCGGAAACTCGGGAAACGGACTTGGCCGCCTTCACCGAGATTGAGAGAGGTTAA
- a CDS encoding orc1/cdc6 family replication initiation protein encodes MAEEPSQLSDFDGRYEDPADDPLFDFDEDDPDRANIFARKELLKVGHVPESGRIVGRDGEIKAVAAELRPIVRGDPPNNVIIYGKTGTGKSLVARHVTERARRAAESNGVSVGTVYVDCAQHNTQTRVARTVTRSLNETDETDFDIPRAGIGSGEYYDYLWEILDTAYESVIIILDEVDRLDDDDILMQLSRARESGKADCHLGVIAVSNKIEYRDQLNERVKSSLREEEFVFQPYDANQLREIMKHRRDAFHDGVLSDDVIPLTAALAAQEHGDARKAIEILRHAGELAERENVDTVVEEHVRDAQEWAEIDRFEELLRGSTTQVKFILYSLALLTEENPNEDGFSTNRIYERYQATTEKADAKTLSEHRVYELLKEQAFLGVVESTRTGGGRGEGSYLEHRLVQDTGIVLKSVLRDSRLEDLA; translated from the coding sequence ATGGCTGAGGAACCGTCCCAACTCTCTGACTTCGACGGCCGCTACGAGGATCCCGCTGACGATCCTCTCTTTGACTTTGATGAAGACGATCCCGACCGAGCCAACATTTTCGCTCGAAAGGAACTGCTGAAGGTTGGCCACGTCCCTGAAAGCGGCCGTATCGTTGGCCGGGATGGCGAGATCAAGGCCGTTGCTGCTGAACTCAGGCCGATCGTTCGTGGCGATCCGCCCAACAACGTGATTATTTACGGCAAAACGGGTACTGGGAAGTCACTCGTTGCTCGTCACGTCACCGAACGAGCACGGCGAGCCGCGGAGTCGAACGGTGTGTCTGTGGGCACGGTCTACGTCGACTGCGCGCAGCACAACACACAGACACGCGTCGCGAGGACGGTAACTCGTTCACTCAACGAGACGGACGAGACTGACTTCGATATTCCACGCGCAGGGATTGGCAGCGGTGAATACTACGACTATCTCTGGGAGATTTTGGATACTGCCTACGAGTCAGTAATCATCATTCTCGACGAGGTGGACCGACTCGATGACGATGATATTCTTATGCAGCTCTCGCGGGCTCGCGAATCGGGGAAAGCGGATTGCCACCTGGGCGTCATCGCAGTCAGCAACAAGATCGAGTATCGCGACCAGCTGAACGAACGCGTCAAGTCCAGTCTTCGCGAGGAGGAGTTCGTCTTCCAACCCTACGACGCGAATCAACTGCGCGAGATTATGAAGCACCGACGGGACGCGTTCCACGATGGCGTTCTCTCCGATGATGTGATTCCGCTGACGGCAGCACTAGCCGCTCAAGAACACGGTGACGCCAGAAAGGCAATCGAAATTCTTCGTCACGCCGGCGAACTGGCCGAACGAGAAAACGTCGATACAGTCGTCGAGGAACACGTTCGCGATGCCCAGGAGTGGGCTGAAATCGATCGGTTCGAGGAGCTGCTACGCGGGTCCACGACCCAGGTCAAGTTCATCCTCTATTCGCTCGCGCTGCTCACCGAAGAGAATCCGAACGAGGATGGATTCTCTACCAACCGGATTTACGAACGGTATCAAGCGACGACAGAGAAGGCCGATGCGAAGACTCTCAGCGAGCACCGTGTCTACGAGCTGTTGAAAGAGCAGGCGTTTCTCGGAGTCGTTGAATCAACTCGGACCGGTGGTGGCCGGGGTGAAGGCAGTTATCTTGAGCATCGGCTGGTTCAGGACACCGGCATCGTGTTGAAATCGGTTCTCCGGGACAGCCGGTTGGAAGACTTGGCCTAG
- a CDS encoding ArsR family transcriptional regulator has translation MATTYEASLLAELLDRYALEKVLTGTKEDILGALIGGPKTISELQTKGFAKSTLYKHLNEIQETGAIAHTDDGYAITDDTLRSFLEARTRTTPFETEYRANGDRLVATSKDNVDGTPTAFSAFTRYGVDYHPAKTYVYQGDRSLGLEEVLIHAVTVAENKKQMAMAGVFYLTHRATLDASDLWRFANRWECVEKWADLFAYIDQREVHHEELFLPWEEFIDLANDYGVYPRGQHPEDSLRRGLEELGDHLETPVDVYLLGGGNLILRGLKDSTKDVDIVVEDGQTFFAIAESLQDLGYEERSDLEAAYNQLDPSIVLEKEGFPRWDIFVEAVAGQLQLTPAMIERCDQSFEYGNLHVHLLSLTDIFVFKSITEREGDLEDAALIARQADLDWESIFQEIKTQEDRTGQFFSFAVLDTLDVLDERHNIVAPITDRLVSYCLENALLVSLESPKTIEDLREELDFPDHQIYNKLRKLEEEGQITVNRSGRLNTYQRVESTDR, from the coding sequence TTGGCCACCACGTACGAAGCGTCACTGCTTGCCGAGCTCCTTGACCGCTACGCGCTCGAAAAAGTGCTGACAGGGACGAAAGAGGACATTTTGGGTGCGCTTATCGGCGGTCCGAAGACGATTTCGGAGTTACAAACGAAGGGCTTCGCCAAGTCCACGCTCTACAAGCATTTGAACGAGATCCAGGAGACCGGTGCGATCGCACACACGGACGACGGGTATGCTATCACCGATGACACGCTTCGGTCGTTCCTCGAAGCTAGAACCCGAACGACACCGTTCGAAACCGAATACCGCGCGAACGGCGACCGACTCGTCGCGACGAGCAAGGACAACGTCGATGGGACGCCGACTGCGTTCTCGGCGTTCACTCGCTACGGTGTTGACTATCACCCAGCGAAGACCTACGTCTATCAAGGTGATCGCTCGCTGGGACTTGAAGAGGTTCTGATCCATGCAGTGACCGTCGCTGAGAACAAGAAACAGATGGCGATGGCTGGCGTGTTCTATCTGACGCACCGCGCGACCCTCGACGCCAGCGACCTGTGGCGATTCGCAAACAGGTGGGAGTGCGTCGAGAAATGGGCAGATCTCTTTGCATACATCGACCAACGGGAGGTCCACCACGAGGAGCTCTTTCTCCCGTGGGAGGAATTCATCGATCTCGCGAACGACTATGGGGTCTATCCGCGCGGCCAACATCCGGAAGATAGCCTTCGACGGGGGCTCGAAGAGCTTGGCGACCACCTGGAGACGCCTGTCGACGTGTATCTTCTCGGAGGCGGAAACCTCATTCTGCGTGGGTTGAAAGATTCGACGAAAGACGTCGACATCGTCGTTGAGGACGGACAGACGTTCTTTGCAATCGCCGAATCGCTTCAGGACCTGGGATACGAGGAGCGTAGTGACTTGGAAGCGGCATACAACCAGCTTGATCCCAGTATTGTGCTGGAGAAGGAAGGGTTTCCGCGCTGGGATATATTCGTGGAGGCGGTCGCCGGCCAGCTCCAGTTGACGCCGGCGATGATCGAGCGGTGCGACCAATCATTCGAGTACGGCAATCTTCACGTACATCTGCTCTCGCTGACCGACATCTTCGTGTTCAAATCGATTACGGAACGCGAAGGCGATCTCGAAGATGCTGCACTGATCGCCAGACAAGCCGACCTCGACTGGGAGAGCATCTTCCAAGAGATCAAGACCCAGGAAGATCGCACTGGCCAATTCTTCTCGTTTGCTGTGCTCGATACGCTCGATGTCCTCGACGAGCGGCACAATATTGTTGCGCCAATCACGGACCGGCTCGTCTCGTACTGTCTTGAGAACGCGCTGCTCGTCTCGCTGGAGAGCCCGAAAACGATCGAAGACCTCCGAGAAGAGCTGGATTTCCCCGATCACCAGATCTACAACAAACTCCGGAAGCTCGAAGAGGAAGGACAGATTACCGTCAACCGCAGTGGTCGGCTCAATACGTACCAGCGAGTTGAATCAACTGACCGGTAA
- a CDS encoding transferase codes for MADVALVVGATLLGALVASAWHRRTADTEEFEPTAVFDESMLEKQHRERVALEELSEHHQRIVAPAAVEWETRAARIGETWTTTLYVADWPDYPMDGYLNELFTLTEIQFDCTVRIRPKNQERARDELQQVADELQVDADLERSVRGRYLQERAHEAAETYTAVENGQRVFTQAMFITVRAETRDELRESVRAVRSRLREDPANLTPKTAICKQDLALQAAAPISRNPFGRETIALGGAAGALLASPHNPTILEPDGIEVGIHRHNNSPVVIDAFDRDNGYAMFTVGDPGSGKSFGAKQQFLRSIAQSEDRIGIILEPLNNWAGVAEALGAQRITVGGNMGINPMEIKPTPPHVQQALGDDASPFKEKKDSVLSFLSNYFTLRGIDLADRRTTLELAIEVAYRRKGITDDITTHDNESPTLRDVLDVLEDIINDPDEYVIRTEEEADKLQEDATWLIDQLRPFGDGGRYENLGRPTEFDIRDEKVIYLDLGQQEGSGGGSTSLLMQLLISLVYERAKEAGEVVFIIDEARYVFQGAADLSFLETIFRHHRHHDLSIRLVTQTVDEFFQRPEAEMILDQCALKQFHRLDGMDEQWADEFGLNYAQMRFVQEATPGSEETGYSEALVGVDGEWRGIEVRALPKETQVIENETDWDSNSSM; via the coding sequence GTGGCTGACGTTGCGCTCGTGGTTGGTGCGACACTGCTGGGGGCACTCGTAGCTTCGGCGTGGCATCGCCGGACAGCAGACACTGAGGAGTTCGAGCCGACAGCAGTGTTTGATGAGTCGATGCTCGAAAAACAGCACCGGGAACGGGTTGCTCTCGAGGAACTGTCTGAACACCATCAGCGTATCGTGGCTCCTGCGGCCGTCGAATGGGAGACACGCGCAGCTCGAATCGGTGAGACATGGACGACGACCTTGTATGTCGCTGATTGGCCGGATTATCCCATGGACGGGTATCTCAACGAACTGTTCACGCTAACGGAAATCCAGTTCGATTGCACGGTTCGGATTCGACCCAAAAACCAGGAGCGCGCACGTGACGAACTCCAGCAAGTGGCTGACGAATTGCAGGTCGATGCCGACCTCGAACGTAGTGTTCGCGGACGGTATCTCCAGGAACGAGCGCACGAAGCGGCTGAAACGTATACTGCTGTCGAAAATGGCCAGCGTGTCTTCACGCAAGCGATGTTCATCACGGTCCGGGCCGAGACTCGTGACGAACTTCGGGAGTCTGTCCGGGCGGTTCGGAGTCGTCTCCGGGAGGATCCGGCGAACCTGACGCCGAAAACGGCGATCTGCAAACAGGATCTCGCGTTACAGGCGGCAGCACCTATCAGCCGAAATCCATTTGGCCGGGAGACAATTGCTCTCGGTGGTGCGGCCGGTGCCCTGTTGGCGTCTCCACATAACCCGACTATTCTCGAACCGGACGGAATTGAGGTTGGGATTCATCGGCACAACAACAGTCCTGTCGTCATTGATGCGTTCGATCGAGATAACGGCTATGCGATGTTCACAGTTGGCGATCCCGGATCAGGCAAGTCCTTCGGTGCCAAACAGCAGTTCCTGCGATCGATCGCGCAGTCGGAAGACCGGATCGGAATCATCCTCGAACCCCTGAACAACTGGGCCGGTGTCGCCGAAGCGCTTGGTGCACAGCGAATCACGGTTGGTGGAAATATGGGCATCAACCCGATGGAGATCAAACCCACCCCGCCTCACGTACAGCAGGCACTGGGCGATGACGCCAGTCCGTTCAAAGAAAAGAAGGACAGTGTATTGAGCTTCCTTTCGAACTATTTCACGCTTCGGGGGATTGATCTCGCTGATCGACGGACCACGCTGGAACTTGCAATCGAGGTTGCGTATCGGCGCAAGGGAATCACCGACGACATCACCACACACGACAACGAGAGTCCGACACTGCGAGATGTTCTCGACGTCCTCGAGGATATCATCAACGACCCAGATGAGTATGTCATCCGGACCGAGGAGGAGGCCGACAAACTACAAGAAGATGCGACGTGGTTGATCGATCAGCTTCGGCCATTCGGTGACGGCGGCCGGTATGAAAACCTCGGTCGACCCACGGAATTCGACATTCGTGATGAGAAGGTTATCTATCTCGATCTGGGTCAACAAGAGGGATCTGGTGGTGGTAGCACGAGTCTTCTCATGCAACTTCTCATCTCGCTCGTTTACGAACGGGCCAAAGAGGCGGGTGAGGTCGTCTTCATCATTGACGAGGCGCGATACGTGTTCCAGGGGGCAGCTGATCTATCGTTCTTGGAGACTATCTTCCGACACCACCGTCATCACGACCTCTCAATTCGTCTCGTGACGCAGACTGTCGACGAGTTCTTCCAGCGGCCCGAAGCCGAGATGATCCTCGATCAGTGTGCGCTCAAGCAATTCCATCGGTTGGATGGAATGGACGAACAGTGGGCAGACGAGTTCGGGCTGAATTACGCACAGATGCGGTTCGTCCAGGAGGCAACACCTGGGAGTGAGGAAACCGGCTATTCAGAAGCTCTCGTGGGAGTT